From one Trifolium pratense cultivar HEN17-A07 linkage group LG1, ARS_RC_1.1, whole genome shotgun sequence genomic stretch:
- the LOC123920672 gene encoding geraniol 8-hydroxylase-like has translation MDYVSSTMILLMTCVVTYFLGSLYARSKNSNKLPPGPSIFTIMSHVFELYYKPQQTLAKFAKFYGPVMLIKLCTETTVIISSSDMAKEILHTNDSLFTDRSVPDNATTHNHDNFSVVFLPYSPLWQHLRKICHNNLLSNKTLDGSQELRRMKLKDLLNDMHKSSLTGETVDIGRAAFKACINFLSYTFVSQDFVESLDDEYKYIVSTLLSSVGTPNIADHFPILKILDPQGIRRHTDKYFAKVFYAFDVIIEKRMKLRQSEDYVSMNDMLDSLLDISKEDSQKMDKNLIKHLLFDLLVAGTDTSALGLERAMTRLVHHPEAMSKAKKELEEIIGLGNPIEESDIDRLPYLNAVIKESLRLHPPAPMLLPRKARVDVEISGYTIPKGAQVLINEWAIGRTDIWDDADSFSPERFLGSEIDVKGRHFKLTPFGSGRRICPGSPLAVRMLHLMLGSLINSFDWKLENNMEAKDMNLDKPLRAIPVALNKVY, from the exons ATGGATTATGTCAGTAGTACAATGATCCTTTTGATGACATGCGTTGTCACATACTTTCTTGGTTCACTTTATGCAAGAAGCAAAAATTCAAATAAGCTTCCACCAGGACCTTCCATTTTCACTATCATGTCACATGTTTTTGAATTATACTATAAGCCACAACAAACACTTGCTAAATTTGCTAAGTTTTATGGTCCTGTTATGCTTATTAAATTATGCACTGAGACCACTGTGATTATTTCATCATCAGATATGGCCAAAGAAATTCTCCATACTAATGATTCTTTGTTCACAGATAGATCTGTTCCTGATAACGCAACTACTCATAATCACGACAATTTTAGCGTAGTCTTTCTCCCATATTCACCTCTTTGGCAACACCTTAGAAAAATATGTCACAATAATTTACTCTCTAATAAGACTCTTGATGGAAGTCAAGAACTTAGACGTATGAAATTGAAAGATCTTCTTAATGATATGCATAAAAGCAGCTTAACTGGTGAAACTGTTGATATTGGAAGAGCTGCTTTTAAAGCTTGCAttaattttttgtcatataCTTTTGTGTCTCAAGATTTTGTTGAGTCTTTGGATGATGAATATAAGTATATAGTGTCAACTCTCTTGAGTTCTGTTGGAACACCAAACATTGCTGATCATTTCCCTATATTGAAGATTCTTGACCCACAAGGTATTAGAAGGCACACTGATAAATATTTTGCAAAAGTGTTTTATGCCTTTGATGTCATAATTGAGAAAAGAATGAAGCTAAGACAAAGTGAAGATTATGTCTCAATGAATGACATGTTAGACTCATTGTTGGATATTTCCAAAGAAGATAGCCAAAAGATGGATAAAAATCTGATTAAACATCTATTATTT GATCTGCTTGTGGCGGGAACAGATACTTCAGCACTTGGATTAGAAAGGGCCATGACTCGTCTAGTACACCATCCAGAGGCTATGTCAAAAGCAAAAAAGGAACTTGAGGAAATTATTGGATTAGGAAATCCAATTGAGGAATCCGACATTGACAGACTTCCATACTTAAACGCAGTGATAAAAGAGAGTTTGCGTTTACACCCTCCAGCTCCAATGTTGCTTCCTCGAAAAGCAAGAGTAGATGTGGAAATATCCGGGTACACAATTCCAAAAGGTGCACAAGTTCTGATCAATGAATGGGCTATTGGTAGAACAGACATATGGGATGATGCTGATTCGTTTTCACCTGAAAGATTTTTAGGATCTGAAATTGATGTCAAAGGTCGACACTTTAAACTTACGCCGTTTGGTAGTGGAAGACGAATATGTCCCGGCTCACCACTTGCTGTTAGAATGTTACATTTGATGTTGGGATCATTAATCAATTCCTTTGATTGGAAACTTGAAAATAATATGGAAGCTAAGGACATGAACTTGGACAAACCTCTAAGAGCTATTCCAGTTGCACTAAACAAAGTATATTAA